A section of the Octopus bimaculoides isolate UCB-OBI-ISO-001 chromosome 17, ASM119413v2, whole genome shotgun sequence genome encodes:
- the LOC106878341 gene encoding fas apoptotic inhibitory molecule 1: MPSDLVGKWRVSLADGVHDLEFEHGTTSGKRVVRVDGKEIYRVDWLFKLVGGVQFNIGKTKCVINIDASNGFSYQYTLQVNGQDYENFMENQRKIMKSWIVNVAENPIRITLEKDTLEIWINGEKANPTAEFVDGGTETHFEICDHSAYIRASSSGNRRSGIVYSLFVDEQEIAPVSLDDT, translated from the exons ATGCCCTCAGACCTGGTTGGTAAATGGAGAGTGTCTTTAGCTGATGGTGTACATGACTTAGAATTTGAACATGGAACGACTTCTGGCAAAAGAGTTGTTCGCGTTGACGGGAAG GAGATTTACCGTGTGGACTGGTTGTTTAAGCTGGTCGGTGGAGTCCAATTCAACATTGGTAAGACCAAATGTGTTATTAACATCGATGCATCCAATGGATTTTCTTACCAATACACCTTACAAGTGAATGGACAAGACTATGAAAACTTCATGGAAAACCAACGCAAGATCATGAAATCATGGATTGTCAACGTTGCTGAAAACCCTATCAGAATTACCCTCG aAAAGGACACTCTTGAAATCTGGATCAATGGAGAAAAAGCCAACCCAACA GCAGAATTTGTGGATGGTGGAACAGAGACCCACTTCGAAATTTGTGACCATTCTGCATACATCCGAGCATCAAGTAGTGGCAATCGTAGGTCTGGTATTGTTTATTCTCTGTTTGTGGATGAGCAAGAAATAGCTCCAGTCAGCCTTGATGATACGTAA
- the LOC106878313 gene encoding uncharacterized protein LOC106878313, with protein sequence MEPNGDCSGHNRRHPDASGDGIGIGISPRHYQIPKEGDFMNMKLKDCMWKDQKFHPQRSDILSEFQRHTTNIQSLMNEKIFDIVEAYERRIKLLEKDLEYYQKKHQSIEEEEGFLSHKSVLHRNQEKTLKDYVKKVNLLEAKLKMLELEKQSRVSTKDSRTSPNASCHKFVDNESCKETQQSHNDRLNLQVS encoded by the exons ATG GAACCAAATGGTGACTGTTCAGGTCACAATCGAAGACATCCAGATGCCAGCGGTGATGGGATTGGCATTGGAATTAGTCCCAGACATTACCAAATACCAAAAGAGGGCGATTTTATGAACATGAAATTGAAAGACTGTATGTGGAAG GATCAGAAATTCCACCCACAAAGGTCTGATATTCTTTCTGAGTTCCAGCGCCACACAACCAATATCCAATCTCTTATGAATGAAAA GATATTTGACATTGTGGAAGCCTATGAGAGACGGATAAAGTTGTTGGAGAAGGATCTAGAATACTATCA GAAGAAGCACCAAAGTATTGAAGAAGAGGAAGGATTTCTGAGCCATAAGTCTGTTCTGCACAGG AATCAGGAGAAGACCCTGAAAGACTATGTCAAGAAAGTCAACCTGCTGGAAGCAAAACTGAAAATGTTAGAGTTGGAAAAACAGTCAAG AGTGAGTACCAAGGACTCGAGGACGTCACCTAATGCATCTTGTCATAAATTTGTTGATAATGAGAGTTGTAAGGAGACACAACAATCACACAATGACAGGTTAAATTTACAGGTAAGTTAA